Proteins encoded together in one Flavobacterium keumense window:
- a CDS encoding B12-binding domain-containing radical SAM protein gives MKTKLFLVTPPFTQLNTPYPATAYIKGFLNTKNIASEQADLGIEVILALFSKKGLQDLFQVSSSKFQEEIFSENAQRIFALQDEYIKTIDSVIAFLQGKNPTLALSICQEDFLPEASRFEQLEELDWAFGTMGTHDKAKHLATLYLEDISDFIVECVDPNFGFSRYAERLGRSANSFDELYEALQNQPTYIDNILLSILKVKLETIQPTVFLVSVPFPGNLYAAFRTAQWVKENYPKIKILMGGGFANTELRSLSDERVFEFFDFISLDDGELPIELILENLESRTNTEFKRTFLLENGKVVYKNNSPRHDYKQSQVGTPDYSDLLLDKYISVIEIVNPMHRMWSDGRWNKLTMAHGCYWGKCTFCDISLDYIKVYEPIAAGILCDRMEEMMAQTGQTGFHFVDEAAPPALMRELALEILRRKLAVTWWTNIRFEKSFTKDLCLLLKASGCIAVSGGLEVASDRLLQLIDKGVTVEQVAKVTRNFTEAGVMVHAYLMYGYPTQTIQETVDSLEMVRQLFEAGVLQSGFWHQFAMTAHSPVGMYPEKFGVTKDSNTVGTFANNDLAYNDSTGIDHEQFSFGLKKSLFNFMHGICLDYDLQDWFDFKIPKTTIRPDFIYDALEEETNFYSKPNAKIVWLGGKPTVSSFTKTKKGNSWEIMQLTFHDKKEKFTIQINQKEGEWFVKILDVISVSNSKTTPMQELKADYEKEFNDFELFWFSKPICSLKALGLLVL, from the coding sequence TTGAAAACAAAACTATTCCTTGTTACGCCACCGTTTACACAACTGAATACTCCGTATCCAGCAACGGCTTATATTAAAGGTTTTTTGAATACCAAAAATATAGCGTCAGAACAAGCCGATTTAGGGATAGAAGTCATTTTGGCTTTGTTTTCTAAAAAAGGATTACAAGATTTGTTTCAAGTCTCCAGTTCTAAATTTCAAGAGGAAATTTTTTCTGAAAATGCACAACGTATTTTTGCGCTTCAAGACGAATATATTAAAACGATTGATTCGGTTATTGCTTTTTTACAAGGAAAGAATCCTACCTTGGCTTTGTCAATTTGTCAAGAAGATTTTTTGCCAGAGGCGTCTCGATTTGAGCAATTGGAAGAATTGGATTGGGCTTTCGGTACTATGGGGACACATGATAAAGCAAAGCATTTGGCTACCTTGTATCTTGAAGATATTTCGGATTTTATTGTAGAATGTGTTGATCCTAATTTTGGATTTAGTCGTTACGCCGAACGTTTAGGTAGAAGCGCTAATTCATTTGATGAATTGTACGAAGCCTTACAAAATCAACCTACTTATATTGATAACATTTTGCTTTCGATTTTGAAAGTAAAATTAGAAACCATCCAACCTACGGTATTTTTAGTTTCAGTTCCTTTTCCAGGGAATTTGTATGCCGCTTTTCGTACTGCTCAATGGGTTAAAGAAAATTATCCTAAAATTAAAATTTTGATGGGTGGTGGTTTTGCCAATACCGAATTGCGTTCCCTTTCAGACGAACGAGTTTTTGAGTTTTTTGACTTTATTTCCTTAGATGACGGCGAATTGCCGATTGAATTGATTCTAGAAAATTTAGAATCCAGAACGAATACCGAATTCAAACGCACTTTTTTGTTGGAAAATGGCAAAGTGGTGTATAAAAATAATTCCCCTCGACACGATTACAAACAATCACAAGTAGGAACACCTGATTATTCAGATTTACTGTTGGATAAATACATTTCGGTAATTGAAATCGTGAATCCGATGCATCGCATGTGGAGTGATGGACGTTGGAATAAATTGACCATGGCACACGGTTGTTATTGGGGAAAATGCACTTTTTGCGACATCTCTTTGGACTATATTAAAGTGTACGAACCTATCGCCGCCGGAATTTTGTGTGACCGAATGGAAGAAATGATGGCTCAAACAGGCCAAACAGGCTTTCATTTTGTAGACGAAGCTGCTCCTCCAGCCTTAATGCGTGAACTAGCATTAGAAATCTTGCGCCGTAAATTAGCAGTGACTTGGTGGACGAATATTCGTTTTGAGAAAAGCTTTACCAAGGATTTGTGTTTGTTGCTAAAAGCTTCGGGTTGTATTGCCGTTTCAGGAGGACTCGAAGTGGCTTCCGACAGATTGTTGCAATTAATTGATAAAGGTGTAACAGTGGAACAAGTCGCGAAAGTAACGCGCAATTTTACCGAAGCGGGAGTAATGGTTCATGCTTATTTAATGTATGGCTATCCCACACAAACCATTCAGGAAACGGTGGATAGTTTAGAAATGGTCCGCCAATTATTTGAAGCTGGCGTATTACAATCGGGATTTTGGCACCAATTTGCTATGACAGCTCACAGTCCGGTAGGGATGTATCCAGAAAAATTTGGTGTTACTAAGGACTCAAACACAGTTGGGACTTTTGCTAACAACGATCTTGCTTACAATGATAGTACAGGTATAGATCATGAACAATTTAGTTTCGGCTTAAAAAAATCATTATTCAATTTTATGCATGGTATCTGTTTGGATTACGATTTGCAAGATTGGTTTGACTTTAAAATTCCTAAAACTACCATTCGACCTGATTTTATTTATGATGCTTTAGAAGAAGAAACTAATTTCTATAGTAAGCCCAATGCTAAAATAGTTTGGTTAGGTGGAAAACCGACTGTAAGTAGTTTTACAAAAACTAAAAAAGGAAACTCTTGGGAAATAATGCAATTAACATTTCACGATAAAAAAGAAAAGTTTACTATTCAAATCAACCAAAAAGAGGGAGAATGGTTTGTGAAAATCTTAGATGTGATTTCAGTTTCCAATTCAAAAACGACTCCAATGCAAGAACTTAAAGCTGATTATGAAAAAGAATTCAATGATTTTGAATTGTTTTGGTTTTCAAAACCGATATGTTCTTTAAAAGCATTAGGATTGTTAGTCTTGTAG
- a CDS encoding acetyl-CoA carboxylase biotin carboxyl carrier protein subunit: protein MSIGYKVNVNDTFHFDMDSKSVSQFDAVSVGSNQFHILNENTSYKASVVEADFHQKRYTVLVNGNSYTVAISNPLDILIKEMGFETGQTKQVNAIKAPMPGLILEISVSIGQEVKENDNLIILGAMKMENSFLSPRDGVIKTISVAVGDAVDKGQLLIEFE from the coding sequence ATGAGTATTGGTTATAAAGTAAATGTAAACGACACTTTCCATTTTGATATGGATTCTAAAAGTGTTTCACAATTCGATGCGGTAAGTGTGGGATCGAATCAATTTCACATTTTAAATGAAAACACTTCTTATAAAGCTTCTGTTGTTGAAGCTGATTTTCATCAAAAAAGATATACCGTTTTGGTTAATGGGAATAGTTACACTGTTGCTATTTCAAATCCTTTGGATATTTTAATTAAAGAAATGGGATTTGAAACGGGACAGACTAAACAAGTCAATGCTATCAAAGCGCCAATGCCAGGATTGATTCTTGAAATTAGCGTTTCGATAGGGCAAGAAGTGAAAGAAAATGATAATTTGATTATTCTTGGTGCCATGAAAATGGAAAACAGTTTTCTTTCACCACGCGATGGTGTGATTAAAACTATTTCGGTGGCTGTTGGCGATGCTGTGGATAAAGGACAATTATTAATTGAATTCGAGTAA
- the accC gene encoding acetyl-CoA carboxylase biotin carboxylase subunit, which yields MKKIVVANRGEIAIRVMKTARKMGIKTVAVYSTIDRNAPHVKFADEAVCIGEAPSSQSYLQGSKIIEVAKSLGADAIHPGYGFLSENADFAEEAEKNNIIFIGPKSKAIKIMGSKLAAKDAVKQYNIPMVPGYDEAITDIEKAKEVATSIGFPILIKASAGGGGKGMRVVEKEADFESQMDRAISEAVAAFGDGSVFIEKYVASPRHIEIQVMADSHGNILYLFERECSVQRRHQKVIEEAPSSVLTPELRKQMGEAAVLVAKSCDYLGAGTVEFLLDENNNFYFLEMNTRLQVEHPVTEIISGVDLVEMQIQVARGEVLSIKQEDLKIKGHAVELRVYAEDPLNDFLPSVGHLDVYQLPVGEGIRVDNGFEQGMDIPIYYDPMLSKLIAYGATREEAIQTMIQAIDNYKVEGVSTTLPFGKFVFEHEAFRSGNFDTHFVKKYYSVEKLKEQTLKEAQIAAMVALQQYFKDQKIVRLPIQ from the coding sequence ATGAAGAAAATAGTAGTTGCCAATAGAGGTGAAATAGCCATTCGAGTAATGAAAACAGCTCGAAAAATGGGAATAAAAACAGTAGCGGTGTATTCAACAATTGATAGAAATGCCCCTCATGTAAAATTTGCAGATGAAGCAGTTTGTATAGGAGAAGCACCTTCAAGCCAGTCCTATTTACAAGGAAGTAAAATAATAGAGGTTGCAAAATCGTTAGGAGCAGATGCGATTCATCCAGGATATGGTTTCTTGAGTGAAAACGCTGATTTTGCCGAAGAAGCTGAAAAAAATAATATCATTTTCATTGGTCCAAAATCCAAAGCCATTAAAATAATGGGAAGTAAGTTAGCGGCTAAAGACGCAGTGAAACAATACAATATTCCCATGGTTCCTGGTTATGATGAAGCGATTACTGATATTGAAAAAGCAAAAGAAGTGGCTACTTCAATTGGTTTTCCAATTTTAATTAAAGCTTCGGCTGGAGGTGGAGGAAAAGGAATGCGTGTGGTAGAGAAAGAAGCTGATTTTGAATCGCAAATGGACAGAGCAATTAGTGAAGCCGTTGCGGCTTTTGGAGATGGTTCTGTTTTTATTGAAAAATACGTAGCTTCTCCAAGACATATAGAAATTCAAGTAATGGCCGATAGTCACGGGAATATTCTTTATCTTTTTGAAAGAGAGTGTAGTGTTCAAAGACGTCATCAGAAAGTAATAGAAGAAGCGCCTTCCTCAGTACTAACACCTGAATTGCGTAAGCAAATGGGAGAAGCGGCTGTATTAGTAGCTAAATCATGTGATTATTTAGGAGCAGGAACCGTTGAGTTTTTATTAGACGAAAATAATAATTTCTATTTCTTAGAAATGAATACTCGTTTACAAGTAGAACATCCTGTAACTGAAATTATTTCAGGTGTAGACTTGGTTGAAATGCAAATTCAAGTGGCTCGTGGTGAAGTATTATCTATTAAACAAGAAGATTTAAAAATAAAAGGTCATGCTGTTGAATTACGTGTATATGCCGAAGACCCTTTGAATGATTTCTTACCAAGCGTGGGGCATTTGGATGTATATCAGCTGCCGGTTGGAGAAGGAATTCGAGTTGATAATGGTTTTGAGCAAGGAATGGATATTCCAATTTATTACGATCCGATGTTGTCTAAATTGATTGCTTATGGGGCAACACGTGAAGAAGCAATTCAAACCATGATTCAGGCAATTGATAATTATAAGGTAGAAGGTGTTTCAACCACTTTGCCTTTTGGAAAATTTGTTTTTGAACATGAGGCATTTCGTTCAGGAAACTTCGATACGCATTTTGTAAAAAAATATTACAGCGTTGAAAAGCTAAAAGAGCAAACCCTAAAAGAAGCTCAAATCGCTGCTATGGTAGCGTTACAACAGTATTTTAAAGATCAAAAAATCGTACGCTTACCAATTCAATAA
- a CDS encoding acyl-CoA carboxylase subunit beta, which produces MESKIKIVQDKIAEAHLGGGKNRIAKQHSNKKLTARERIDYLLDEGTFEEIGMLVTHRTTDFGIENEVYLGDGVVTGYGNINGRLVYVFAQDFTVFGGSLSETHAEKICKVMDMALKVGAPMIGLNDSGGARIQEGVRSLGGYADIFYRNVQASGVIPQISAIMGPCAGGAVYSPAMTDFTMMVEDTSYMFVTGPNVVKTVTNETVTSEELGGASTHSTKSGVAHCTSANDVECLEDIKRLLSYLPQSNKEKPKNLSYILNDEIREKLGAIIPDNPNKPYDMHEVISGIIDEDSFFEIHKNYAENIIVGFSRIGGRSVGIIANQPMILAGVLDVNSSIKAARFTRFCDCFNIPLLVVVDVPGFLPGTDQEWNGIIVHGAKLLYALSEATVPRVTVITRKAYGGAYDVMNSKHIGADMNFAWPSAEIAVMGAKGASEIIFKKEISEAPDPAAKLLEKEAEYADLFANPYTAAQRGFVDEVILPQDTRKKIIKAFSMLENKASITPNRKHGNIPL; this is translated from the coding sequence ATGGAATCAAAAATAAAAATAGTACAAGATAAAATTGCTGAAGCTCATTTGGGTGGAGGAAAGAATAGAATTGCAAAACAACATTCGAATAAAAAGTTAACTGCTAGAGAACGTATTGATTATTTGTTGGACGAAGGTACGTTTGAAGAAATCGGGATGTTGGTTACACATAGAACAACCGATTTTGGTATCGAAAATGAAGTGTATTTGGGAGATGGAGTTGTTACGGGTTATGGGAATATTAATGGGAGATTAGTCTATGTTTTTGCACAAGATTTTACCGTTTTTGGGGGGTCATTGTCTGAAACTCATGCAGAGAAAATATGTAAAGTAATGGACATGGCACTAAAAGTAGGTGCCCCAATGATTGGGTTGAATGATTCAGGAGGTGCTCGTATTCAAGAAGGAGTTCGTTCTCTTGGAGGCTATGCTGATATCTTTTATAGAAACGTTCAAGCTTCGGGAGTAATTCCGCAAATATCAGCTATTATGGGGCCTTGTGCCGGAGGAGCGGTGTATTCACCAGCTATGACCGATTTTACGATGATGGTGGAAGATACGAGCTATATGTTTGTTACCGGGCCTAATGTGGTTAAAACAGTAACTAATGAAACCGTAACTTCCGAAGAATTAGGAGGAGCAAGTACTCATTCTACTAAGTCAGGAGTGGCTCATTGCACTTCGGCTAATGATGTGGAATGTTTGGAAGATATAAAGCGTTTGTTGAGCTATTTGCCCCAATCCAATAAAGAAAAGCCTAAAAATTTGTCTTACATACTTAATGATGAAATAAGAGAGAAATTAGGGGCTATAATTCCAGATAATCCTAACAAGCCGTACGATATGCACGAAGTGATTTCAGGTATTATTGACGAAGATTCATTTTTTGAAATCCATAAGAATTACGCAGAAAACATTATTGTAGGTTTTTCAAGAATAGGTGGGCGTAGTGTTGGTATTATTGCTAATCAGCCTATGATTTTAGCGGGTGTATTGGATGTAAATTCATCGATCAAGGCAGCACGATTCACGCGTTTTTGCGATTGTTTTAACATTCCGTTACTAGTAGTGGTTGATGTGCCAGGTTTTTTGCCAGGAACAGACCAAGAATGGAATGGAATCATTGTGCATGGGGCTAAATTGTTGTACGCTTTAAGTGAGGCTACGGTACCAAGAGTAACCGTAATTACACGAAAAGCCTATGGAGGTGCTTATGATGTGATGAACTCTAAACACATTGGTGCCGATATGAATTTTGCATGGCCATCTGCCGAAATTGCAGTTATGGGTGCAAAAGGAGCGAGTGAAATTATCTTTAAAAAAGAAATTAGTGAAGCTCCGGATCCTGCTGCCAAATTATTAGAAAAAGAAGCTGAATATGCCGATTTGTTTGCAAATCCATATACAGCTGCACAACGTGGGTTTGTAGATGAGGTAATCTTACCACAAGATACTCGTAAAAAAATCATCAAAGCATTTAGCATGTTAGAAAACAAAGCGAGCATAACTCCAAATCGTAAACACGGTAATATTCCTTTATAA
- a CDS encoding porin — MKKVITIFALVLSSTFAFAQDTPLEISGSADAYWKYDFAKTANIPTSFATDQNSLSLGMIDVVLKKKTGKTSFVGEVSFGPRGAGQSIPDVNGQSFHIQNLYATYAASDKLSLTAGYMGTFIGYEVISPLGNFHYSTSYLFTNGPFQNAGIKANYVVSSKVSLMAGLFNDQWNTYQATPKFGLNAFGAQLAVTPAEGFTAYINLLTGSESGTIVDLTTAYQVSPKFKLGLNAADFSGVTSGTGYTGVAIYPSVAISDSFGLGLRAESFKSKTTDISVSAFTLSANLKSGGLTFIPEIRLDNASEDSFYTSNGNPTKSASQFALAMVYGF, encoded by the coding sequence ATGAAAAAAGTAATTACCATCTTCGCTTTGGTACTATCAAGTACATTTGCCTTTGCTCAAGACACCCCGTTAGAAATTTCAGGATCTGCTGATGCGTATTGGAAATACGATTTTGCAAAAACAGCTAATATTCCAACAAGTTTTGCTACAGATCAAAATTCATTATCCTTAGGTATGATTGATGTAGTCTTAAAGAAAAAAACTGGAAAGACTTCATTTGTTGGTGAAGTGTCTTTTGGGCCTAGAGGAGCAGGACAATCTATTCCTGATGTAAATGGTCAATCATTTCATATTCAAAATTTGTATGCAACTTATGCCGCATCGGATAAATTAAGTTTAACAGCAGGATATATGGGAACATTTATAGGATATGAAGTAATTTCACCTCTCGGAAACTTCCATTATTCAACGTCTTATTTGTTTACTAATGGGCCATTTCAAAATGCTGGGATAAAAGCTAATTATGTTGTATCTAGTAAAGTAAGTTTGATGGCGGGATTATTTAATGATCAATGGAACACATATCAAGCTACTCCTAAATTTGGTTTAAATGCTTTTGGAGCTCAATTAGCAGTTACTCCAGCCGAAGGATTTACAGCGTACATTAATTTACTAACAGGCTCTGAAAGTGGAACAATTGTCGATTTAACTACTGCGTATCAAGTATCTCCTAAATTTAAATTAGGGTTAAATGCAGCTGATTTTTCTGGTGTAACAAGCGGAACTGGTTATACAGGTGTAGCAATTTATCCATCTGTTGCTATATCTGATTCTTTTGGATTGGGATTACGTGCAGAATCGTTTAAATCTAAGACTACAGACATTTCGGTTTCAGCCTTTACGTTGTCAGCTAATTTGAAATCAGGAGGATTAACATTTATTCCAGAAATACGATTGGATAATGCATCGGAAGATAGTTTCTATACTTCTAATGGTAATCCAACAAAATCAGCTTCTCAATTTGCATTGGCAATGGTGTACGGTTTTTAA
- a CDS encoding N-acetylmuramoyl-L-alanine amidase encodes MKKYLLYFFVITIISSCGTHPFRSSEKSYKSQLRGFQKKLSSKKTTPLENGINPEWISTVNFNLRKPNFIIIHHTAQDSLQQTIRTFTLPKTQVSAHYVISDDGKVVQMLNDYLRAWHGGNASWGKNTDINSTSIGIELDNNGTEPFSDNQINSLLALLSRLKKEYNIPTQNIIAHSDIAPTRKSDPSVLFPWKLLADSGFGVWSDNEIKEAPQDFNIEQGLRIIGYDTRNLSSAIKAFKLHYIQTEVNDILDPKTINTIYCIYKKQ; translated from the coding sequence ATGAAAAAATATTTGCTATATTTTTTTGTAATTACAATTATTTCTTCATGCGGTACCCATCCGTTTCGATCAAGTGAAAAATCATACAAAAGTCAATTACGGGGTTTTCAAAAGAAGCTTTCCTCAAAAAAAACGACCCCGCTAGAAAACGGAATTAATCCTGAATGGATTAGTACTGTTAATTTTAATCTTCGCAAACCCAACTTTATCATTATTCATCATACAGCACAGGATTCACTTCAACAAACCATTAGAACATTCACATTACCAAAAACGCAGGTAAGTGCTCATTACGTAATTAGTGATGATGGAAAAGTGGTTCAAATGCTAAATGATTATTTAAGAGCTTGGCATGGAGGAAATGCAAGTTGGGGAAAAAACACAGATATTAATTCAACTTCCATCGGAATAGAACTAGATAATAACGGTACTGAACCTTTTTCAGACAACCAAATTAACAGCTTACTAGCTCTTCTTTCCAGATTAAAAAAAGAATACAACATACCAACTCAAAATATAATTGCTCATTCAGATATTGCTCCTACAAGAAAATCAGACCCAAGTGTTTTATTCCCCTGGAAACTCTTAGCCGATTCAGGATTTGGAGTTTGGTCAGATAATGAAATAAAAGAAGCGCCACAAGATTTTAATATTGAACAAGGTTTACGTATTATTGGATACGATACCCGAAACCTTTCTTCTGCTATCAAAGCATTTAAACTTCACTATATCCAAACAGAAGTGAACGATATATTAGATCCTAAAACAATAAACACAATTTACTGCATCTATAAAAAACAATAA
- the rimO gene encoding 30S ribosomal protein S12 methylthiotransferase RimO → MRTKSLKKNKINVITLGCSKNIYDSEVLMGQLRASGKEVEHEAPEAEEGNIIVINTCGFIDNAKAESVNMILEYADKKERGLVDKVFVTGCLSERYRPDLEKEIPNVDQFFGTTELPQLLKALGADYKHELLGERLTTTPKNYAYLKIAEGCDRPCSFCAIPLMRGKHVSQPIEKLVKEAEGLAKDGVKELILIAQDLTYYGLDIYKKRNLAELLEALVKVEGIEWIRLHYAFPTGFPMDVLEVMKREPKICNYIDIPLQHISDSILKSMKRGTTQAKTTQLLKDFRAAVPGIAIRTTLIVGYPGETKEDFEILKEFVQEMKFDRMGCFAYSHEENTSAYLLEDDVPDTVKQERANEIMELQSQISWDLNQEKVGQTFKCIIDRKEGGHFVGRTEYDSPDVDNEVLIDATQHYLKTGEFVTIKIIEATEFDLYGEPI, encoded by the coding sequence ATGAGAACGAAGTCTTTAAAGAAAAATAAAATCAATGTAATTACCCTAGGATGTTCTAAAAACATCTACGATAGTGAAGTTTTAATGGGGCAACTTCGTGCCAGCGGCAAAGAAGTAGAACACGAAGCACCTGAAGCTGAAGAAGGCAACATTATTGTAATTAACACCTGTGGTTTTATTGATAATGCAAAAGCGGAATCAGTGAATATGATTTTAGAATATGCTGATAAAAAAGAACGTGGATTAGTAGATAAAGTTTTTGTAACCGGATGTTTATCGGAACGTTACAGACCCGATTTAGAAAAAGAGATTCCGAATGTAGATCAGTTTTTTGGCACCACCGAATTACCGCAACTTTTAAAAGCTTTAGGGGCAGATTATAAGCATGAATTATTAGGTGAACGTTTAACTACCACGCCAAAAAATTATGCTTATTTAAAAATAGCTGAGGGTTGTGATAGACCTTGTAGTTTTTGTGCTATTCCGTTAATGAGAGGAAAACACGTTTCACAACCTATTGAAAAATTGGTTAAAGAAGCCGAAGGTTTAGCTAAAGACGGAGTGAAAGAATTGATTTTAATTGCCCAAGACTTAACATATTATGGCCTTGACATTTACAAAAAAAGAAATCTAGCCGAGTTATTAGAAGCTCTAGTAAAAGTGGAAGGAATTGAATGGATTCGTTTGCATTATGCCTTTCCTACTGGATTTCCAATGGATGTTTTAGAGGTAATGAAGCGTGAACCAAAGATTTGTAATTATATCGATATTCCGTTGCAACACATTTCTGATTCTATTTTAAAATCTATGAAACGGGGAACGACTCAAGCCAAAACAACTCAGTTGTTGAAAGATTTTAGAGCAGCAGTTCCTGGTATAGCTATCAGAACTACTTTGATTGTTGGCTATCCTGGAGAAACTAAAGAAGATTTTGAAATCTTAAAAGAATTTGTTCAGGAAATGAAATTTGACAGAATGGGATGTTTTGCCTATTCACATGAAGAAAATACTTCGGCCTATCTATTGGAAGATGATGTTCCAGATACTGTAAAACAAGAACGCGCGAATGAAATTATGGAATTGCAATCGCAAATTTCTTGGGATTTGAACCAAGAAAAAGTAGGTCAAACTTTCAAATGCATCATTGACCGAAAAGAAGGTGGACACTTTGTTGGTCGTACTGAATATGATAGCCCTGATGTTGACAATGAAGTCCTAATTGACGCTACTCAACACTATCTAAAAACAGGAGAGTTTGTCACTATCAAAATCATCGAAGCAACCGAATTTGATTTGTATGGTGAACCCATATAA